CCCTCCCCCAGGAAACTTTCCGTTCCCTGTCCCCCCACCACCTTTGCACGCAGATGATGACAAGGATTCGAGACGGCGGGCTCCCCTGCCGAGCCAGGAGGAGAGTTTACGACAGGAACAGCGACAGGGGAAGTATACTAGGGCGCGGTAGAACTGCTCTCAGTCTTTCCATTTACACGCTTGAATCAAGAACGGGTGAAAACAAACTCTGTGGACAGATGGTTCTGTATTCTAGGACATGTATTGTATGTAGATGAGTGCCGTACAGATACCAAGGCGTTGGGAATACAGGCAATCATTTAAGGCACAAGGCACATTCAATGACACAAAAAGTAGTGACCATATCGAGGTTAATCTATCTAATGGTGATAATATACATTCCATCCCACAACCATAAAGCTTGCGCTGTCATGGAACAAAGATTCCTCGTGTATTTCAAAACGCTAGTGCGGATATACAATCCGATGCAGTGACAAAGCAAAATGCAAGTATTGAACCTCTTCTTAATATAACCCCCTCTTACAAGATTATAACATGACCTCCTCTTACAGTTTAACCCCTCTTACATTTCAAATCTCAAAGacgaaagaagcaaagaaagaaaaaataTTCATAAATCATGGCGAAGGAGGAGCGGAAATAGCCCGCTGACCACCCTTCCCAAAGGCCTTTTGCCTATCAGCGTACTCTCTAATGACGAGTGCGCAGGTAGTATCCGCGCAGAGTCTCTTCCGTCTCGTGACGGGCAACTTGGTTGCAAATTCTAGTCCGGAGGCACGCTCAACCGCCTCAATAGGGACTTCAAAGTCGGTGATGGGTTTCTCATTGGGGATAGGTGCGTTGGGGAGGACGAATGCGCCGATGGCCACGTTTCCTCCTACCTTGCCGTCTTCTGCGAAGATGACTTTGTAGAAATGCGTGGGTACCGCAATGGATGGTGGGTTGCCAATCATTTCGTACTTGACGTACCACTTGTTGTCGACGGGATCCTTGCGCGGGAGGTAAAGCGGGCCGGTGACGATGCGGACAGAGGGATACCGGCCGGTGAGGCGGCGGCAGAAATCTTCAAAGTGCGCCCAGTAGTCGCGATTGAAGCCCTCGCCAACCTGGGGACACATGTTGGAGAGGTAGAAGGTTTCGTCCATGGCTTTCTGGGACCATTTTGCATCGGCAGCCGGGACTTGGTGGCCACGGTCGTAGCCGCTGCGGAAATAGTCCTTGAGGAGACCGCGGAACTTGGGTGGCACGGAGTCGTCTTCCAAGAAGATGCTGTGCTTACGGTCACCGTCCCGACGGCCGAGAGAATCGGGCGTGATGTGTTCTATGACCCATTGCGGGTTGCGCGTTCGGCGGTCGTAGCTCGATATCAGGGCAGATCGGTTGGCGACATCTGATATCGGACCAGGGAAGCCGTACTCAAAGAGACCGGCTGGGTTTACAGGCCCGCC
The genomic region above belongs to Pochonia chlamydosporia 170 chromosome 2, whole genome shotgun sequence and contains:
- a CDS encoding mitochondrial nuclease (similar to Cordyceps militaris CM01 XP_006670229.1), which codes for MSKSTLAMFAALGAGGGAALTAAAYALRSSSSENKKPESQIAIAPGTRPNTITANTALAIPSQQVFSTAPAVPGGPVNPAGLFEYGFPGPISDVANRSALISSYDRRTRNPQWVIEHITPDSLGRRDGDRKHSIFLEDDSVPPKFRGLLKDYFRSGYDRGHQVPAADAKWSQKAMDETFYLSNMCPQVGEGFNRDYWAHFEDFCRRLTGRYPSVRIVTGPLYLPRKDPVDNKWYVKYEMIGNPPSIAVPTHFYKVIFAEDGKVGGNVAIGAFVLPNAPIPNEKPITDFEVPIEAVERASGLEFATKLPVTRRKRLCADTTCALVIREYADRQKAFGKGGQRAISAPPSP